A region from the Geobacter benzoatilyticus genome encodes:
- a CDS encoding C40 family peptidase, translating into MSIRLRLVALSMILLAFPALSHAAKTHKIRKNETVSSIAKKYHVSIKDLKSANNLTNSRIKPGAVLVIPPRLASAGSAGSLRAETYKVRKGDTLTRVARKTGISVSELKHLNKIGKSRLKPGQVLALRAVEPDDASVSKLTLKKPLKHLDIYNEKEYEQTLNELMDITPDNTADFTKSVNLEVNGISELKKTAYSFIGTKYRFGGTSRNGLDCSSFVQHVFRELDVTLPRTAREQFHVGSAVAPGDLQKGDLLFFQTYARFPSHVGIYLGNNKMIHASSRDRRVVISSVDTPYYRSRFIGAKRITAVNPDVLTLDDLVTGVEEESLEDILTNDTLGVSLLQ; encoded by the coding sequence ATGAGTATTCGATTGCGACTTGTCGCGCTGTCAATGATCCTCTTAGCCTTTCCCGCCCTGTCCCACGCCGCTAAAACCCACAAGATCAGAAAAAACGAAACAGTATCTTCCATCGCCAAGAAATACCACGTCAGCATCAAAGATCTTAAGTCTGCCAATAACCTTACAAATTCACGCATCAAGCCGGGAGCTGTGCTCGTAATTCCTCCCCGTCTGGCGAGCGCGGGCAGCGCTGGTTCTTTGCGGGCCGAAACGTATAAGGTCAGGAAGGGTGATACCCTGACAAGGGTTGCTCGCAAGACCGGAATTTCCGTAAGCGAATTGAAACATCTCAATAAAATCGGCAAGAGCCGGCTCAAGCCGGGCCAGGTCCTGGCGCTCCGTGCTGTGGAGCCTGACGATGCTTCGGTATCTAAGCTCACCCTGAAGAAGCCGCTTAAACACCTTGATATTTATAATGAAAAAGAATACGAGCAAACCCTGAATGAATTGATGGATATTACTCCGGACAATACCGCCGATTTTACGAAAAGCGTCAATCTCGAAGTTAACGGTATTTCCGAACTCAAGAAAACAGCTTACAGTTTTATCGGCACTAAGTACCGTTTCGGCGGTACCTCTCGAAATGGGCTTGACTGTTCCAGTTTCGTACAGCATGTGTTCCGCGAGCTCGATGTTACGCTGCCCCGTACTGCCCGTGAGCAATTTCACGTGGGGAGTGCGGTTGCACCCGGAGATCTTCAGAAGGGGGATCTTCTCTTTTTCCAGACCTATGCACGCTTTCCGTCCCATGTTGGCATTTATCTCGGCAACAACAAGATGATTCACGCATCTTCCCGAGATCGCCGGGTAGTCATTTCTTCCGTCGATACCCCCTATTACCGGTCGAGGTTTATTGGCGCAAAGCGGATTACTGCGGTCAATCCCGATGTGCTTACGCTTGATGACCTTGTGACCGGAGTTGAAGAAGAGAGTCTGGAAGATATCCTGACAAATGACACCCTTGGCGTCAGCCTTCTGCAGTGA
- a CDS encoding DUF167 domain-containing protein: MKSNPPTDELRITENPGGVTFSVHVQPRASRNGICGIQGDAIKLRLTSPPVEGEANRLCIEYLAKLLKVPKSAIQIIAGDKSRHKTLRIAGVTAEEIRSLLLHNASG, translated from the coding sequence ATGAAGAGTAACCCTCCCACCGACGAGTTACGGATTACGGAAAATCCGGGCGGTGTCACCTTCTCTGTACATGTTCAGCCAAGGGCCTCAAGAAACGGAATTTGCGGCATCCAGGGAGATGCCATCAAACTCCGACTAACATCCCCCCCCGTTGAAGGCGAGGCGAACCGACTCTGCATCGAATATCTCGCAAAACTCCTCAAGGTCCCCAAATCCGCCATTCAAATCATCGCAGGTGACAAATCCCGTCACAAGACATTGAGGATCGCCGGCGTCACGGCCGAGGAGATTCGCTCTCTCCTTCTCCACAATGCCTCCGGCTGA
- a CDS encoding methylenetetrahydrofolate reductase C-terminal domain-containing protein produces the protein MIVSKQKPFTEILATLEPVSRIFLIGCAKCATVCKSGGEEQLWQMQEDLTAAGKEVTGSLVIDEACHMLRVQRDLRSKGEQVKNAEALLVLACGAGVQSVSTASDRLTVAGLDTLFLGNIRRFGQFEQRCSLCGHCILNETGGICPVTICPKGLLNGPCGGMDEGKCEVNPEAECAWCQIYQRLHDRGEQAPLSAANPPRDFSRNLRPGSLKLEK, from the coding sequence ATGATTGTCAGTAAACAGAAACCGTTTACCGAAATCCTCGCCACACTGGAGCCCGTTTCCCGCATTTTCCTTATCGGCTGCGCAAAATGCGCCACGGTCTGCAAGTCCGGGGGAGAGGAACAGCTCTGGCAAATGCAGGAGGACCTCACTGCCGCGGGGAAGGAAGTCACCGGCTCCCTCGTAATCGATGAGGCCTGCCACATGCTGCGTGTTCAGCGCGACCTAAGGAGCAAGGGAGAGCAGGTAAAAAACGCCGAAGCGCTTCTTGTGCTTGCCTGCGGCGCCGGGGTCCAGTCGGTTTCCACCGCCTCCGACCGGTTGACCGTGGCCGGCCTCGACACTCTATTCCTCGGCAACATCCGCCGGTTCGGACAGTTCGAGCAGCGTTGTTCACTCTGCGGCCACTGCATCCTCAACGAAACGGGGGGCATATGCCCGGTTACCATCTGCCCGAAGGGGCTTCTGAACGGCCCGTGCGGCGGCATGGACGAAGGTAAATGCGAAGTAAACCCGGAAGCCGAGTGCGCGTGGTGCCAGATTTACCAGCGCCTCCACGACCGGGGCGAACAGGCCCCGCTCTCCGCCGCAAATCCTCCTCGCGATTTTTCCAGAAATCTCAGGCCCGGAAGCCTGAAACTGGAAAAGTGA
- a CDS encoding B12-binding domain-containing radical SAM protein — translation MPTGLGYVNGVLRENGFESRLANLSGVSWREVEEFLRRERPDVLGISVFTHNRFESLRLAALAKKIDPACVIVLGGPHATHSFETILAKHREVDAVVLGEGEETFLTLVRALEYRGNLAGIDGLAVRQGAGVSHSQRSPITDLDALPPPVRYMDDAWGCDIPRQLEFIITSRGCPAACRFCSSPRFWGAGLRFRSPRSMVDEIRTIRDRYGLIYFSLRDDTFTVRKDRVIEFCKLLLKEKVYILWNCQSRVNAVDEEMLLWMRRAGCECVQYGVESGSERILARLGKRITPQQVRTAAGATRRAGINLSIYLITGVPGETDEDVDATLRLVNEIRPHDGQVAPLAYYPGTAIFDEAVRLGKVAADLFERDHGEAQYVRSDPFVARSGETLLRALTRVGRKARFTQADFASQRELLGYCHGTNLAQGEWLEDKGREGQAAELYREIVEREPENPWGWLAQGGLFGLQGDVKSAKEAFSRVLSIVPGYVPAHLALGDLCQELGDRNGAHRWYEAARGLNPYDPLVEERLKSVSRRSGKKKGGP, via the coding sequence ATGCCAACGGGGCTTGGCTACGTTAATGGGGTATTGCGCGAGAACGGCTTTGAATCCCGTCTGGCCAACCTTTCCGGGGTGTCCTGGCGCGAGGTGGAGGAGTTTCTGCGGCGGGAGCGTCCCGATGTCCTCGGTATATCGGTTTTTACCCATAATCGCTTTGAGTCGCTCAGGCTGGCCGCTTTGGCAAAAAAGATCGACCCTGCCTGTGTAATCGTATTGGGCGGCCCCCATGCAACACACTCCTTCGAAACCATCCTCGCGAAACATCGTGAGGTGGATGCCGTTGTCCTCGGCGAAGGTGAAGAGACGTTCCTTACCCTTGTGCGTGCCTTGGAATACCGCGGGAACTTGGCAGGCATTGACGGCCTTGCCGTTCGGCAGGGGGCCGGGGTGAGCCATTCGCAGCGTTCGCCCATTACGGATCTTGACGCGCTTCCGCCGCCGGTTCGCTATATGGACGATGCCTGGGGGTGCGACATCCCCAGGCAGCTTGAATTCATCATCACCTCGCGGGGATGTCCTGCCGCCTGCCGCTTTTGTTCTTCACCGCGATTCTGGGGGGCGGGGCTAAGGTTTCGTTCTCCCCGTTCCATGGTCGATGAGATACGGACAATCCGCGACCGCTATGGGCTCATCTACTTTTCCCTCCGCGACGATACCTTTACCGTCCGAAAGGACCGGGTTATTGAATTCTGCAAGCTGCTTCTGAAGGAAAAGGTCTATATCCTCTGGAATTGTCAATCCCGGGTTAATGCCGTCGACGAGGAGATGCTGCTCTGGATGCGGCGGGCCGGTTGCGAATGCGTCCAGTACGGAGTCGAATCCGGATCGGAGCGGATTCTCGCCCGGCTCGGCAAGAGAATCACTCCCCAGCAGGTGCGAACGGCGGCCGGGGCGACCCGGCGGGCCGGCATAAACCTTTCCATTTATCTCATTACCGGTGTGCCGGGAGAAACCGACGAGGATGTTGATGCAACGCTGAGACTCGTGAACGAGATACGTCCCCATGATGGCCAGGTGGCCCCCCTTGCGTACTATCCCGGCACTGCGATATTCGACGAAGCGGTGAGACTGGGCAAAGTGGCGGCTGATCTGTTCGAGAGGGATCATGGAGAGGCTCAGTATGTGCGCAGTGATCCGTTCGTGGCCCGTTCTGGGGAGACTCTCCTGCGGGCACTGACCCGGGTCGGGAGGAAGGCCCGCTTTACTCAGGCCGATTTTGCCTCCCAACGTGAGCTTTTGGGATATTGCCACGGGACAAATCTCGCCCAGGGGGAATGGCTTGAGGATAAAGGCCGGGAAGGACAGGCGGCGGAACTTTATCGTGAGATCGTAGAGCGGGAACCGGAAAACCCGTGGGGGTGGCTGGCACAGGGAGGTCTCTTCGGTTTGCAGGGGGATGTGAAATCCGCAAAAGAAGCTTTTTCAAGGGTCCTTTCAATCGTCCCTGGATACGTTCCGGCGCATCTGGCGCTTGGTGACCTGTGTCAGGAGCTGGGGGACCGAAACGGCGCCCATCGTTGGTACGAGGCGGCGAGGGGGCTGAACCCATACGATCCTCTTGTTGAGGAGCGCCTGAAGAGTGTATCAAGAAGATCCGGCAAGAAAAAAGGCGGACCCTGA
- a CDS encoding YggT family protein, with protein sequence MFVFANFLLAVAKVADILLTIYLYILIARAIISWVNPDPYNPIVNFLYRSTEPVLSRVRRFLPDMGGLDLSPIIVLVAIYFLQSFLVRSIYDLAYKMKLGMGGMP encoded by the coding sequence ATGTTCGTGTTTGCCAATTTTCTGCTTGCTGTCGCCAAGGTTGCCGACATCCTCCTGACCATCTATCTCTACATCCTTATCGCACGGGCGATTATCTCCTGGGTAAATCCCGACCCATACAATCCGATCGTAAACTTCCTCTACCGGAGCACCGAACCGGTTCTCTCCCGTGTCCGCAGATTCCTGCCCGACATGGGTGGACTCGATCTCTCGCCGATCATAGTTCTTGTTGCAATTTACTTTCTCCAAAGCTTCCTCGTGCGCAGCATTTATGATCTGGCCTACAAGATGAAACTCGGAATGGGGGGCATGCCTTGA
- the ubiE gene encoding bifunctional demethylmenaquinone methyltransferase/2-methoxy-6-polyprenyl-1,4-benzoquinol methylase UbiE, producing MYKLSEKGEQIREMFSDIAPRYDFLNRLLSFGIDRRWRRLAVKCTRWTEGGRILDVATGTGDVALEIARQTPDSVSIVGIDITEGMIVLGREKVAQSPYAKRITLEIAPCEAIPFPDNTFDSVTIAFGIRNVVDRRQGLAEMHRVLKPGGKAVILEFSTPRWQIFKKIYYFYFLKVLPAIGGLFSNFSAYKYLPDSVLEFPSQEEFKGMMTGVGFSTTTHRNLTCGIATIYTGEKAPNI from the coding sequence ATGTATAAACTAAGCGAAAAAGGTGAGCAGATCAGAGAAATGTTCTCGGACATCGCTCCCCGGTACGACTTTCTCAACCGTCTCCTGAGCTTCGGCATTGATCGCCGCTGGCGGCGGCTTGCGGTAAAATGCACCCGCTGGACCGAAGGCGGGCGGATACTGGACGTGGCGACGGGGACCGGCGATGTCGCCCTGGAAATCGCACGACAAACACCCGATTCGGTGTCCATCGTCGGCATTGACATTACAGAAGGAATGATAGTTCTCGGCCGCGAGAAAGTGGCGCAATCCCCCTATGCAAAACGGATAACCCTCGAGATTGCCCCATGCGAAGCGATCCCCTTCCCCGACAACACTTTTGACTCGGTCACCATCGCGTTCGGCATCCGCAACGTTGTCGACAGGCGCCAGGGGCTGGCAGAGATGCACCGCGTGCTGAAGCCCGGCGGCAAGGCCGTTATTCTCGAATTTTCAACCCCCCGCTGGCAGATCTTCAAAAAAATATATTACTTCTATTTTCTGAAGGTATTGCCGGCAATCGGCGGATTGTTTTCCAATTTCAGCGCCTATAAATATCTGCCCGATTCCGTGCTTGAGTTCCCTTCCCAAGAGGAATTCAAGGGCATGATGACCGGCGTAGGGTTCAGCACAACGACCCACCGCAATCTCACCTGCGGAATCGCAACAATCTACACAGGGGAAAAAGCTCCCAATATCTGA
- a CDS encoding FmdB family zinc ribbon protein, giving the protein MPLYEYQCTKCNKQFELRQKFSDEPAKECPSCGAPVQKLISQSGFALKGGGWYAEGYNSSGEKAKAPACASGGSCAGCPSAAA; this is encoded by the coding sequence ATGCCACTCTACGAATACCAGTGCACCAAATGCAACAAGCAGTTTGAACTGCGCCAGAAGTTTTCCGACGAACCGGCGAAGGAATGCCCTTCGTGCGGTGCCCCGGTGCAGAAACTCATCTCCCAGTCAGGATTCGCCCTCAAGGGGGGCGGCTGGTACGCCGAAGGTTACAACAGCAGCGGTGAGAAGGCAAAGGCGCCGGCCTGCGCTTCAGGCGGAAGCTGCGCAGGCTGCCCGTCGGCGGCCGCATAA
- a CDS encoding AsmA-like C-terminal domain-containing protein — MISRRTKILLFAIVAALGIIAGGIAAIFLARFHELDTYKGRILAEVQKSLNRQVTYEKGDVTLHFTPAFTFTKVVIKERDGLSAFATAEKVSFRLALLPLLNNKVVIRKLDVEQPAIRIVRYKDGKFNISDLLDEKKGAAPVGLKGIRIRRGDITIVDHAASPNGVQTALQQTDLELGRLTRGKKTDFDITTTVVQRDGKAELSAKGAIRLPLKGRPMTETDLDAKINARKLSAAHYWPYYGKYVPFAPMVGSFDVKGSLHGTVADFTSKGTIRVAGLRFSYPEVFHAVLTPHDLQLDYTLERNRHEVNVSSVDFRMDGLLVRGSCAIKNIDTKDPRIVARATMAPFKLERFFHYIPFGIIADGPSQFIEQHIKAGTYRLDEGHLDGRISQILHMEKDRNYNILTIKAHALEGGVVDMGDGVPAFNSIKGELELSGKNFILRNMSGKFGTSPFTLNGMIADYPLETPSFYPFSALFSPQYPEITWLLGKQAGDKLSFTGDTTLRLTGQGHTSAYTLSGDWNLANAGYRMTNIIAKPAGLANNLSFRMNLAETGIDAFSCQYQLPPLSLALSARFQPGRDIPAKLDIRTNQFEISSLAPLMPRVNPYHPQGNMQINAHADGNAETFDGLNWRGNVTLSGASFKPINDIKRLHNITGGVSFQGNSLETPRLSAMLGSSLIFGKGTVTNLDNPEFSLEFTAPTLDVADLGLAPSEGKAPKVRNVQGIVSFADDIVRIKSLSGKVNESSLSLKGTVEHLKNPRLDIAVTSPFLDIEDILLLTRLEPERNDGGRESAATIKASVNAEELKLQNMKVRQFHTVAMLENRILYLQPVEFAAFGGRFEGKFRADFGSNGSPRYQTNFKAEKVSAEELVQALELRLHNEIITGNLALDADLTAKGKSADELKRSILGNVKLHLQEGKLRQFSVLSKIFSILNVSQLFKFQLPDMVSDGMPYNRINANLALRDGVISSQDILIDSNAMNISVVGSINLVKEEIDATIGVQPLQTVDKVVNRIPIVGWILTGEDKHLISTYFEAKGKWNNPAVSAVPVKSMAKGVLGIFKRVFQLPGKLITDTGEVIIGK; from the coding sequence ATGATTTCCCGCCGTACCAAGATTCTTCTGTTCGCCATTGTTGCAGCCCTCGGGATAATCGCCGGAGGCATTGCCGCGATTTTTCTGGCACGATTCCACGAACTCGACACCTATAAGGGTCGTATTCTCGCCGAAGTCCAGAAGAGCCTAAACCGTCAGGTTACGTACGAAAAAGGGGATGTGACCCTCCACTTCACGCCCGCCTTCACCTTTACCAAAGTCGTCATAAAAGAACGGGACGGGCTGTCGGCCTTTGCCACCGCGGAAAAGGTCAGCTTTCGGCTTGCGCTCCTGCCGCTCTTGAACAACAAGGTTGTCATCAGAAAACTCGATGTGGAACAGCCGGCAATACGGATTGTCCGATACAAAGACGGCAAATTCAACATAAGCGATTTGCTGGATGAGAAAAAGGGCGCGGCTCCGGTGGGGCTGAAGGGGATAAGAATACGCCGGGGTGACATTACAATCGTTGACCATGCCGCGTCGCCCAATGGTGTGCAAACCGCCCTCCAACAGACCGATCTCGAACTGGGCCGGCTTACGCGCGGCAAAAAAACCGATTTCGATATCACGACTACGGTGGTACAGCGGGACGGCAAGGCAGAACTCTCCGCCAAGGGCGCCATCCGTCTTCCGCTCAAGGGCCGCCCCATGACGGAAACTGATCTGGATGCCAAGATCAATGCCAGGAAACTCTCCGCTGCACACTACTGGCCGTACTATGGCAAGTATGTACCCTTCGCACCCATGGTGGGGAGTTTCGACGTCAAAGGCTCGCTCCACGGAACCGTGGCGGATTTCACTTCAAAGGGGACAATCCGCGTAGCCGGTTTGCGTTTTTCCTACCCCGAGGTGTTCCATGCCGTTCTCACCCCCCATGATCTGCAGCTTGACTACACGCTTGAGCGCAACCGGCATGAGGTTAACGTTTCTTCTGTGGACTTTCGCATGGACGGTCTATTGGTCAGGGGGAGTTGCGCAATCAAAAACATCGACACGAAAGATCCGCGGATCGTTGCCAGGGCCACCATGGCCCCCTTCAAGCTGGAGCGGTTTTTCCACTATATTCCATTCGGCATTATCGCTGATGGTCCGTCACAGTTCATCGAACAGCACATCAAAGCAGGGACTTACAGGCTGGACGAAGGGCATCTCGACGGCAGAATCAGCCAGATCCTCCACATGGAGAAAGACCGGAATTACAATATCCTCACCATCAAAGCCCACGCCCTGGAGGGAGGCGTCGTGGATATGGGGGACGGAGTCCCCGCCTTTAACAGCATCAAAGGGGAGCTTGAGCTGTCGGGCAAGAACTTCATCCTGCGCAACATGTCGGGTAAATTCGGTACCTCGCCCTTTACCCTCAACGGCATGATTGCCGACTACCCCCTTGAGACACCTTCATTTTATCCGTTCAGCGCGCTGTTCTCCCCCCAATATCCCGAAATAACCTGGCTCCTAGGAAAGCAAGCAGGGGACAAGCTCTCCTTTACGGGCGACACAACACTCCGACTCACCGGTCAGGGGCACACGTCCGCCTATACACTGTCCGGCGACTGGAATCTGGCAAACGCCGGTTACCGGATGACCAATATCATTGCCAAGCCTGCCGGACTCGCCAACAACCTTTCCTTCAGGATGAACCTCGCGGAAACCGGAATTGACGCCTTCTCTTGCCAGTACCAGCTTCCACCGCTCTCGCTTGCCTTGTCGGCCCGCTTTCAGCCGGGAAGGGACATACCGGCAAAGCTTGACATCAGGACGAACCAGTTCGAAATATCCTCGCTTGCCCCGCTCATGCCCCGGGTCAACCCGTACCACCCCCAGGGAAACATGCAGATAAACGCCCATGCCGACGGGAATGCAGAAACCTTCGACGGCCTCAACTGGCGGGGGAATGTAACCTTGTCGGGCGCATCATTCAAACCAATAAACGATATCAAACGCCTGCACAACATTACCGGGGGCGTCAGTTTCCAGGGAAACTCACTGGAAACTCCGCGGCTTTCGGCAATGCTCGGCAGCTCGCTCATCTTCGGCAAGGGAACCGTCACCAATCTCGACAACCCTGAATTTTCCCTTGAATTCACCGCCCCCACCCTCGACGTGGCCGACCTCGGCCTGGCGCCCTCCGAAGGCAAAGCACCGAAGGTCAGGAATGTTCAGGGTATCGTGTCGTTTGCCGACGACATCGTCAGGATCAAATCCCTCTCCGGCAAGGTTAATGAATCATCGCTATCCCTCAAAGGAACCGTGGAACATCTGAAAAACCCTCGACTCGACATTGCCGTCACCTCTCCATTCCTGGATATTGAGGACATTCTACTGCTTACCCGGCTGGAACCGGAACGGAACGATGGAGGACGGGAGAGTGCCGCCACTATCAAGGCTTCCGTCAACGCGGAAGAGCTGAAGTTACAGAACATGAAGGTTCGGCAGTTCCATACCGTTGCCATGTTGGAGAACCGGATACTTTACCTTCAACCCGTCGAGTTCGCGGCCTTCGGCGGACGGTTCGAGGGGAAATTCCGCGCTGACTTCGGCTCCAACGGGTCGCCCCGCTACCAGACAAATTTCAAAGCCGAGAAGGTTTCCGCCGAAGAACTGGTTCAGGCGTTGGAACTAAGACTTCACAACGAGATAATTACCGGCAACCTTGCGCTCGATGCCGACTTAACGGCCAAGGGAAAATCCGCCGACGAACTGAAACGCTCCATACTGGGCAATGTGAAGCTGCATCTCCAGGAGGGGAAGTTGAGACAATTCTCGGTCCTCTCGAAAATATTCTCCATCCTCAACGTGTCGCAACTCTTCAAATTCCAGCTCCCCGACATGGTGTCGGACGGCATGCCCTATAACCGCATCAATGCCAATCTGGCCCTAAGGGACGGCGTCATATCATCCCAGGATATCCTCATCGACAGCAACGCTATGAACATCTCAGTCGTGGGCTCAATCAACCTCGTAAAAGAGGAAATCGATGCCACCATTGGCGTGCAACCTCTCCAGACCGTCGATAAGGTGGTAAACCGGATTCCGATCGTCGGCTGGATACTCACCGGAGAGGACAAACACCTGATTTCCACCTACTTCGAAGCAAAAGGGAAGTGGAACAACCCTGCCGTAAGCGCCGTTCCGGTCAAATCCATGGCCAAGGGGGTTCTCGGCATCTTCAAACGGGTGTTCCAGCTCCCGGGCAAGCTGATAACCGACACTGGCGAAGTCATCATCGGGAAATAA
- the cdaA gene encoding diadenylate cyclase CdaA — MQIASLIRWQDIADIIIMSFLAYQLYSWFRHTRAMQVLIGMVFLVGVYFVTRNLGLFMTSWILQELGTVLFVLIIVIFQAEIRQALYRFSLLRNFFGRQDGGGQIDLADLSGTVFRLAKARTGAIIVFQRQESPDDYLLHGVRLDSVPNGQLIESLFQDGTPLHDGAIIVKEGRIALASCHLPLSSKTELPRHFGTRHRAGIGLSERCDAVVVIVSEERGEVGLAIAGDFEQIGSAENLAERLQRLLYPQRQEKVHITIRQRLFRNLGPKLVTTLVVLISWLIITTKQGGIFTVTVPVKFHNLPADAVLLKSTPEDAQVQLKVFSSLIPSPNQLDVVADLDLSGVRSGSNTLAISDDNLNLPLGVVVTSINPSVVKVTIGRKIQKPLKIRPVLKGSLPGRQRIKMVRVEPSEVIVEGPEHVLGGIETIKTEVVNLDEVHQGTVAEARLISPSPQLRILHDEPVRVRIVTTGRR; from the coding sequence GTGCAGATAGCTTCTCTCATTCGGTGGCAGGATATCGCCGACATCATAATAATGAGTTTCCTCGCCTATCAGCTTTACAGTTGGTTCAGGCATACCCGGGCCATGCAAGTCCTCATCGGCATGGTCTTTCTTGTGGGGGTCTATTTCGTCACCCGGAACCTGGGGCTTTTCATGACGAGTTGGATCCTTCAAGAGTTGGGCACAGTTCTTTTCGTTCTGATAATTGTCATTTTTCAGGCTGAAATTCGGCAGGCGCTCTACCGTTTCAGTCTGTTGAGAAACTTTTTCGGAAGACAGGATGGGGGAGGGCAAATCGATCTCGCCGATCTTTCCGGCACCGTTTTTCGGCTAGCCAAGGCACGGACCGGCGCAATCATTGTTTTTCAGCGTCAGGAATCCCCCGATGATTATCTGCTGCACGGGGTGCGGCTCGACAGCGTTCCCAATGGCCAGCTTATTGAAAGCTTGTTCCAGGACGGCACCCCGCTTCACGACGGCGCCATCATTGTAAAAGAGGGACGCATCGCTCTGGCGTCATGCCACTTGCCGCTTTCCTCTAAAACGGAGCTTCCGCGGCACTTTGGCACCAGGCACCGGGCAGGCATCGGCCTCAGTGAGCGTTGTGATGCTGTCGTGGTGATTGTTTCCGAAGAGCGTGGTGAGGTTGGCCTGGCTATTGCAGGTGATTTTGAGCAAATCGGGTCGGCCGAAAATTTGGCGGAGAGGCTCCAGAGGCTTCTCTATCCCCAGCGCCAGGAAAAAGTGCATATTACCATCCGGCAGAGACTTTTCCGCAATCTGGGCCCAAAGCTTGTTACTACGCTGGTGGTGCTGATCAGCTGGCTTATCATAACAACTAAACAAGGGGGCATTTTTACGGTTACCGTCCCCGTCAAATTTCATAATCTGCCGGCTGATGCTGTCCTGCTAAAGAGCACGCCGGAAGATGCCCAGGTTCAACTTAAAGTTTTTTCGAGCTTGATTCCTTCGCCGAATCAGCTGGATGTGGTGGCAGACCTGGACCTTTCCGGAGTGAGGAGTGGCAGCAACACCCTGGCCATAAGCGATGACAATCTTAATCTTCCCCTGGGCGTAGTGGTCACCAGCATTAACCCCTCGGTGGTAAAGGTGACCATAGGGAGGAAAATTCAAAAACCTCTGAAAATTCGTCCAGTGCTGAAGGGCTCCCTGCCCGGACGGCAACGGATCAAGATGGTGCGGGTCGAGCCCTCTGAAGTGATTGTGGAAGGTCCTGAACACGTACTGGGTGGTATTGAGACAATTAAAACTGAAGTAGTGAACCTTGACGAGGTCCATCAGGGGACGGTTGCTGAAGCTAGGCTCATATCTCCATCTCCGCAACTGAGAATCCTGCATGACGAGCCGGTTCGGGTGCGAATAGTCACCACCGGAAGGCGGTAA
- a CDS encoding DivIVA domain-containing protein, with protein sequence MRITPIDIQQQQFKGKMLGGLDPQEVDAFLQTVAEEMESLVRENTELKEQCKRAAADMEQLAQQEKNLRETMLAAQKITEEMKANAQKEASLLISEAEVKAEKIVADAERRLAQLNDQIQDIRRQRLQFESSFKALLDTHYKMLALDEE encoded by the coding sequence TTGAGAATAACTCCAATAGACATCCAGCAACAACAGTTCAAGGGGAAGATGCTCGGCGGACTGGACCCGCAGGAGGTTGATGCCTTCCTTCAGACCGTTGCGGAAGAAATGGAAAGCCTGGTAAGGGAGAACACCGAACTCAAGGAGCAGTGCAAAAGGGCCGCTGCCGACATGGAACAACTGGCCCAGCAGGAAAAGAACCTGCGTGAAACCATGCTCGCCGCTCAGAAAATCACCGAAGAAATGAAGGCAAACGCCCAAAAGGAAGCCTCGCTTCTCATTTCCGAGGCAGAAGTGAAGGCGGAGAAAATTGTGGCCGACGCCGAACGGCGCCTGGCGCAACTCAATGACCAGATTCAGGATATCCGTCGGCAACGACTCCAGTTCGAAAGCTCATTCAAGGCGTTGCTCGACACCCACTACAAAATGCTCGCACTCGATGAAGAGTAA